The sequence below is a genomic window from Elusimicrobiota bacterium.
ATTTTTCAAATATTTCTATCCACGCTATCAAAAAGGCCCAAAATATGTTAAATGATCGGCCGCGGAAAACATTAGATTTTTATACTCCGCACGAAGTCTTCAATAAACTGTTAACCGTTGCACTGGAAACTTGAATCTACAGTGTCCCTATTTTAAATATGAAAATACTCCACGGTAATCCTATTGCTTCAGGCATTGTAAAAGGAACCGTCTGCCTTTACCTTGGCAGAGTTGATTCCGACCTTCCTCATTACCTTATTGAAAATACTGATGTTAAAACTGAAATAAACCGCTTTGATACCGCTTTATCAAAAGCTAAATCGGAAATGACGCAGATGGTTCATGTTTCAAAAGAGCTTAAAGATAAAAAAGCCGAAGATATTTTTGGCGTTCATTTATTGATGCTGGAAGATCCAAGGCTTAAAGAAAAGGTGGAACGGCTTATCTCGGAAAAACTTATCAATGCCGAACATGCCGTAAGCGATGTGTTTGGCGAATATATCTCAAAATATGAAACACAATCCGGACATTTCAAAGAGCTTGCACACGATTTCATGGATACCAGAGACCGCATTCTTGGTGCGTTTAGGGAAAAAACCGGCGGTTTTAAGTGCCCCGTCGGAGAAGCACAGCCGGTAATAGTGGCAGCGAAGCTTCTTACTCCTTCAATGATACTCAATATGAATAAGGACCATGTGCTTGGATTTGTTGCAGAGGAAGGAGGCATTACAAGCCATGCCACAATTCTTGCGCGCAGTTTCAGCGTCCCGATGGTGTTTGGAATTAATGTAGAAAAGGAACTTGACTGCGGTTGTCAAATATTTTTGGACGGTTCAAAAGGGAAAGTAATTCTTGATCCGGACCAAAAAACTACCGAGTATTATGATAAAAAGATTCAAAGCATAAATGAAAAAAAGAATCTATGCGTAAAAAAACGTAATGTTTCCGCTCAAACTAAGCTCGGCCAGCGGATATCTTTGAAGCTAAATATCAGCACGCCCGAAGATTTAAACACTTTGCATGAAATTCCTCATGACGGTATAGGGCTTTTGAGAACGGAATTTCTTTTTGCAAAAAGGGATTCCGCACCTACTGAAGAAGAACAGCTCAAAATGTAT
It includes:
- the ptsP gene encoding phosphoenolpyruvate--protein phosphotransferase, whose protein sequence is MKILHGNPIASGIVKGTVCLYLGRVDSDLPHYLIENTDVKTEINRFDTALSKAKSEMTQMVHVSKELKDKKAEDIFGVHLLMLEDPRLKEKVERLISEKLINAEHAVSDVFGEYISKYETQSGHFKELAHDFMDTRDRILGAFREKTGGFKCPVGEAQPVIVAAKLLTPSMILNMNKDHVLGFVAEEGGITSHATILARSFSVPMVFGINVEKELDCGCQIFLDGSKGKVILDPDQKTTEYYDKKIQSINEKKNLCVKKRNVSAQTKLGQRISLKLNISTPEDLNTLHEIPHDGIGLLRTEFLFAKRDSAPTEEEQLKMYDHIFNHIPDRPITVRLLDIGTDKLPPFLIVPENVNPDLELRGAIAAEVFEYLYITQLKSILRANENGNVRILFPMVSDVGDILTFKRIVAKSKDLLKKERSDFKHNPIKIGAMIETPGAVMMIKEILNEVDFVNIGSNDLLQYTLAASRGNMIAEKRYHILHPAVLKFIEITAREGKKAKKEVCLCGEIAAFEEFYPLLLGAGLTSFSVAVTKFEDIKCQIMHQVGLREKKDLKEFYNTKTKEEADSFFLKYI